In Candidatus Jettenia caeni, the DNA window TGACGGAGAAGGACACATTATTATGGTTTTAATTCCATAAATAATATGATACATTTTCTATACAATTATGGCATGCACACCATACTTTAATCATGAATACGTTTTATAACTGCCCCAAGATCAGTTAACCGTTTTTCAAGCCGTTCATAACCCCGATCTAAATGATAGATACGATGGACATGCGTAGTTCCTTGCGCTACTAAACCTGCAAGTACAAGCCCTGCGCCGGCACGCAGATCCGAAACCATCACATTGGTACCAGATAAAAAAGGTGTTCCACTTACAATTGCGCATGATCCTTCTACACGAATATCAGCTCCCATTCTCTGTAATTCCGGAGAGTGAATAAATCTATCAGGAAACACCTTCTCGGTAATAACACTTTTCCCTTCTACGGTACACAGCAGGGCCATAAACTGCGCCTGCATATCGGTAGGCATGCCCGGATAGGGTAATGTTGTTAAATCAACAGGATGATAGGAACTATTGCCCTTTACCCGGACGCTGTTTCCCACAGGAGTTACTTCTACACCAATTTCTCTTAATTTATCAATTACTGCAGAGAGATGCTCTACTTTAACATTTTCCAATGCAATATCACCCCTTGTAATAGCGCCAGCAATCATAAATGTTCCTGCCTCAATTCGATCGGGAATGATCTCATAATCAACTCCATGTAATTCCTGAACTCCTTCTATCGTTAAACGACTTTCACCAATCCCGGTGATTTTTGCGCCCGCCTTATTTAAGAAATTGGCAAGATCCTGCACTTCCGGTTCACAAGCTGCATGTTCAATTATCGTTGTACCTTCAGCCAATACTGCCGCAGTCATTACATTACAAGTTCCGAGTACGGTTATACCGTATTGCCCCATCAAAGAAATCTCTGCACCTTTTAATCTTTCCACCGAAGCAGTTATATAACCTTCCGTTGTCTCAATCTGAGCGCCTAATGCCTTAAGACCTTTTATATGCAGATCGATAGGACGTTGGCCAATAATACATCCTCCGGGATAGGAAACCTTTGCCTTGCGTCTTTTACTCAGTAATGGGCCCAAGACACATATAGAAGCCCGCATTTTACTGACAAGTTCATATGGTGCAGTAAATTTACCCTCATTTTCTCCATCCCGGAATCCTATCTCAAGGGTGCCATCTTCGTGTCTCTTTATTTCTCCACCAAGATTTTTTAATATTTCCGATTGCGTCTCAATATCAACAATATTTGGTACGCCTCTTATTCGGGATGGCCCATGTAATAACAGACAGGCAGCCATAATAGGCAAAGCAGCATTCTTTGCCCCATTTATCCTCGTACTTCCCTCTAAACGACGTCCTCCCTCAATAACAATTTTGTCCACAACTTCCTCCAGTATTGCTTAAATGTAATCACAGGGCAAAGAAGTGCCTTCAGCTTTCTCTTTTTCCTGCGATTCCTCTTTTCCCCGATTTTTCAGATAGTTTTTACCATCGCCTTTGTGCGGCAACGATGCGATATATATATTGATAATCTCTTATTAATTCTGGTTCCTTAAAATATCCTGTATCCTCTAACAACCGTGCTACTTCCTGCGCTTGTTTCTCCCCGATCTCAAAGATAATAAAACCCTTGGGCTTGAGCCACATAATTGCATCTGCGATCACACGTTTGAACATGTGTAAACCATCCTGACCACTGACTAATGCCTGATACGGCTCAAAACTTACCTCTTTTTGTAATACAGGGAACTCATCATCTGCCACGTAGGGTGGGTTCGATACGATAAAATCTACGTTTAATTTTAGCCCGTATCGTTCAAGAGGTTTGTATATATCACCCTGTAAGAATATTATCCTATCGGAAACCTGATGCCTTTGTGCATTCATTTTAGCAACCGCTAAAGCATCAGGCGATATGTCTGTTGCAAATATCTTTGCATTATCTGTCTTTG includes these proteins:
- a CDS encoding methyltransferase — translated: MSDSDFSANNNIEKYINTFPECHTISNLVYWASSVLQKYSIDSPRLDAEVILSHLLGCKRVDLYVHPDKPVNTTIAISYKKDIKRRAQRIPVQYITNHAEFMSMDFYVDERVLIPRPETELLVEAVIKKSQILVKKHELVIVDIGVGSGNIAIALAAKTDNAKIFATDISPDALAVAKMNAQRHQVSDRIIFLQGDIYKPLERYGLKLNVDFIVSNPPYVADDEFPVLQKEVSFEPYQALVSGQDGLHMFKRVIADAIMWLKPKGFIIFEIGEKQAQEVARLLEDTGYFKEPELIRDYQYIYRIVAAQRRW
- a CDS encoding UDP-N-acetylglucosamine 1-carboxyvinyltransferase — protein: MDKIVIEGGRRLEGSTRINGAKNAALPIMAACLLLHGPSRIRGVPNIVDIETQSEILKNLGGEIKRHEDGTLEIGFRDGENEGKFTAPYELVSKMRASICVLGPLLSKRRKAKVSYPGGCIIGQRPIDLHIKGLKALGAQIETTEGYITASVERLKGAEISLMGQYGITVLGTCNVMTAAVLAEGTTIIEHAACEPEVQDLANFLNKAGAKITGIGESRLTIEGVQELHGVDYEIIPDRIEAGTFMIAGAITRGDIALENVKVEHLSAVIDKLREIGVEVTPVGNSVRVKGNSSYHPVDLTTLPYPGMPTDMQAQFMALLCTVEGKSVITEKVFPDRFIHSPELQRMGADIRVEGSCAIVSGTPFLSGTNVMVSDLRAGAGLVLAGLVAQGTTHVHRIYHLDRGYERLEKRLTDLGAVIKRIHD